The genomic segment agaagaatctgaagtaggagattcatcattgtcttggggaggtggattatccattggggccctatgtgggatgatctcagtatgtggagaaacaggtgtagaaggattgtgatcaagacttgaaatgacagagacagtgaaactatttgactcagccattggaatagaaaggacctgctggaggatagaaacatatCCTAACActttcagaaataaaaaaaatgacattttcagaaacaaaataacgattaaaaaaaatgaataaaacacttttatcttttttctgatttaataaaacctaaaaaaacacatttttgtGATTATACTAAAACTAAAAGTCACATTTTTGTGATTATACTAAGAgtaaaattatgaacaaatatatatatatatatatatatatatatatatatatatatatataatatgttatcataattatttatactaatatatttttctaaacgTGACTTATAAAAGACATTGTTTAGGGTAATTTatctcttaaaatataaatataaaacataaaattttgacTCATTGACTTCACTTAAAGGACTTCGTATTAAAAAgcattttccttttatattatgCTTTTAGGTATAATCCATCATGTCCGAAATCATAATCCATTATATTATAGATATGGGAATTATCCACcactttaataaattattgtacCTAAGCAATCAATTACCAGCATcttcttcaaattttaatattgaaattgCAAACAAAGTTATTCACTAAACCAATTTGAAGATTGTAAAGTAAAATTACctaaaatcttaatttaaaattaattatatcagTTTCTTTTAATACAACATAATGTCTTATAAGAATTATAAATTTCctaaaatcttaatttaaaaataattttatatcagtTTTTTTAATACAAGATAATGTCTAATATGAATTATATATCgatacaatatttaaaatttaatacatttaaataattaattaaaaattatataaaaattccatatatccaatatatttttcttgattaaattattcACATTAGTTTACCCTTAAAAAATGTATAGTGACtaacatttataaatagttaaataaattatgtaaatatttagaaggtttaataaaattttgtttcatatttctttaattttatatagcttgtaaattacaaaagaaaatataatatcattgtAATTAttctttctcatttcttttAGACAATTAAATTAGTCGagagaatttaatttaatgtttacaagtattttattttctaaaattatttaaaatttatctaataaagaaaattttaatttaataaaataataagtctttcatgaaaaagaaattaaaaaaacttaatcaaattttaaagtaaCAGATAAGAAAGACACAAAACTCAGGAAATTGTTATAGAAATAGTTTCAAGAGAGCACAAAATAGATAATGTCTTTTCTCAGCCAATTGCTCACACATTATTTCACTCACTTTTAATTactacaattatttaattatataaaacatacaATTTACAAAACCAGGCTCTTATCAATGGGCCGAAGCCGAAAGCCCAATTCGATACGTCGGAAACATATTACAAATTTCTACTTTCCTTATCTATCCGAGCATGGAGTGAGGAAGCACTCAGAGAAACAGACATGGCGTTACAGCAATCAGTATCATCATCTACCACCTCGAGAAACGAGCTCGTCTTCCTCAAAACCGTCTTTTCGAAACCCCACTTTCGAGTTGCTTCTTCTCCCTCGTGGAGGACGCCGCGCTGGAAAGGGTTGGGGAGTTTGAAGTGCTCCATCACAACGACGTCGTTCCCTAAGCCCTCCGAGATTCCGTGGCAAAAGGAGCTCTGCAACTCCGTCAACCTCATCGGCATCGTCGCCGTCCCCGTCGAAATCAAGCACCTCCCATCCGGCAAAGTAGTTGCCTGGACCTGCCTCTCTGTCAAGAAAAGCGCCACCCAAACTTCGTTGATAAACCTCACTTTCTGGGACAATCTCGCGCTTGTCGCTTCCCAGCATCTTCAGAAAGGTCACCAAGTTCATGTTTCCGGTCGCCTCGTAACCGACACCGTAGAAAACGAGGAAGGCAAAACCAACTCCTACTACAAGgtttttctttaccccaatttgATTATGGTATAGGGTTAAGTAAAAGTTATAcaaatacttatttaaaattgttgagTACCGATTTTCCTCTTTagtatttacatttaaaattggTCTCTTTTAATCCAAAATACgtagtatttttaatttgctTAGTCCTTAGTTTAGACACTAGggaataaaggaaaaataactAGAAGATAAATAATGGCTATATGTATCAAAATTGTGCTTTGAagtagtaaaatatatatatatatatatatatatatatatatatatatatatatatatatatatatatatatatatatatatatatatatatatatatatatatatatatatatatattaagtaaatTGTGTAAATCAGGACTACGAGTAATAAATCTTGAAAAACGTATATTTTTGGTAAGCTGGTTGAAATCGTATAAGCGGGATAAACCCTGTAAGTTTAGGAGAACTTGAAAGTTATAAGCTAGGACCAGCTGATGGAATTGAAAATGTGTCCTAACATTATTGAATGATCCAGTCGATAGATAGAAATTTATGTAGTGATAAACTAGTGATCATAAAAGTTACAAGATATTGAAATAAGCTTGTGCACCAAACAAGCTTATTTTGGTCGTTGTATACTAGTCATAACTTATTAGTTAATGTACATTGCGGTGCTTCTTAAGAAGAAACAGTTTTGACTTGATTTTGTTCACTTTGGATGTGGCCAGGTTGTTGCTCAACAGCTGAACTTTATTGAAAGGAATCTCTCAAAGGTGCCATTGCAGGATCTAGAGTCTGATGGAAGTGGCAAGTGTTGTGTTATGTGGAATGTGATGTAATCTTGGCTTGGTTTTGTGTGTTTTgccaaatatttttcttcttgtttcaGGTAGGAAAGTAAGCAGTGGTACTGGTTCTGTGGTGGAATTATGGCAGGCGTTCTTTGCAAACCCAGGGGAGTGGTGGGACAATAGGATGACAAAGGTGAATTGTTGATTCAATTTGTGAATTTAGAGAAGTTGCATACTCGGTTGTTATGCTATCTTTGcaaatttaataaatctttttgttctcatgaaattttatttggtaTTCTAATTTgatatgtatataattataatttatttcttaacatttgATATTAAAGAATGAGAATACGTCTTTTTTGATGATTACTTCATACAGTGTTATTTCCACCCCCTTCAAGTTGCATCCTCCAAGttctttgttaatttttcaTTCCTTATCtggaaaaattttggaaaatttgcAGAGGAACCCAAAAGCCCCTGATTTCAAACACAAAGATACAGGGGAAGCTCTATGGATCGAAGGCAGATACACTCCGCAAtgggtcagctcccaactggaAATACTAGACGCAAGAATGGGGTCTAATAATGGTCACAGCAATAGTATGCCTGTACATATGGTGCCTGCAGATGAAATCTTCTCCTTCTAAGACCTCATGCCAACTGTTGCCAACGAAATATTCAATTTCAACACTGAAACTTCTTTGTGCAGTTTTCCATTTTGCTCGTAATTTTAAACTCTACGAGGCGGCACTGACAATGGCAAGTTTGTCTTTGGGATCTATTTAGTTAGCAATCAATTAACTGTTTCGCACTATCCATTCCCTGGCCCTGTTCtccaattataatttatattctgTATTGcactaatatatatattgatatatgttTGATTGATGGTAGATAATTAAATGAGTTGGACTAAGATGGGATCAAATGAATCGAAATATGATggaataaaatcaaaattatttggATATTTTGTATAGAAATGGAATAAAGATTTCATTCCATCTTTTTCGAAAGAGACTGAatgagttataattttttacctATTTTCTAGGAAGTTAATgattaaagtaaattttttgaTAATGAATTgccattttataattttaaatatatgttcgGTAAAACGTGTCAAaatttgaaggaagaaaattaaGGACAATTCAGTCTTAATGAGCCATAACAAGGTCAACATTGTAGACAAGCCTTTTAATCTTGTTCTGAAAAACTGACTATATTCGACGCATGACACAGGGTTCAACTATGGATATAAGGACATcaacaatgaaaaataataattgatctTCAATTCAGTAACTGCTAGCCTGGATATGAAATACAGCCTGCAGAGACATTTTCATCCaaatcatattttggtgttggAAATAAGTCCAGTACAACCTGATTAGGTTCGactaaatcaaataaaaactgGTGTTGAGGAGGTTTAATATACACACATATTTCCATAttgataagatattgtccgctttgggtcaAGCTCTCACGGATTTGCTATTGGTATCACTCTAAAAGGCCTCTTACGAATGGAGGtatctatgtgtatataaacacATGTCTAACTCTTCTTTAtctgatgtgggactttgtttgtaccccaACATCCTTcctcaaacaaaggactatGGTTTTCTTGCCTCCTTTATTGTGGAAGTCTTTTTAATCCTCGAGTACACCATGGACACATCATGGTCAACATTGAGCATCTTGATTTCCACCTCTCATGATTCATCTGGTGATCTTTCACCATGGTCAACATTGAGCATCTCTTGATCTCCACCTCTCATGATTCATCTGGTGATCTTTCACTGGCCACCTGCCTGGCTCACCTGATCATGGAGGGACATACTCGTTTGAGCCTGGTCACCAGACCCGAACcatgggctctgataccactgttgggaggttcaatatacacacatatctccatactggtaagatattgtccgttttgggccaagccctcacggatttgcttttagTACAattccaaaaggcctcttaccaataaaggtatttatatgtatataaacccatgtccAAATCTTCTTTTATCCAATGTGGAACTTTGTTTATACGCTAACAACTGGTTTATCTTGAAGTTAAAAGCGAGTTtgatatgaataatttattacagCTCAAACTTGCTTTAATTCAAGAACAATTCAATCTAACTTATTAGTTTAAATTCCAGTAAccaatacaaaatatataaatttaacttatttattatcatcattattatttatagttacgtagttatttgttttataatacTAAGCAGAAGCCTTAAGTAAAGGATTagagagaaattcttaagatgattgagaaaataaaatcatgacAAAGACAttgatttttgttatataatacTAAGCAGAAGCCTCAAGTAAAGGATTtaaagagaaattcttaagatgattgagaaaataaaatcatgataaagacattgatttttgttatataatacTAAGCAGAAGCCTCAAGTAAAGGATTAGAGAGATTAAGATGACTgagaaaacaaaatcatgatAAAGATTTTAATTTTCGGGTAGCACAggtaaaatataaagaataaagtGAAAGAAATTAATGCCATATGTTCTTAccttaaataatgatatttgtaatcaaagatatttcatttACACCTTCAAATATCAAGTCTCAAGTATTCGGTTTCTGTCCTCTAACACACCGAACACTATTACATAAAGGAAGATCCTACAAAAAAGTTTTCTACTACTTAAGTCACTAATTTGATCAGAATTTTGAAGTCAAATCTCAATTAATgcaaaaagtgaaaataaattatcattaatgcaatatttatagtattttgACTTAGTTGACCAAGGATTAACTAGATGGATTACACTTTTGTGGACCCATCAACCAAGAAACTCATTGGCTTAATTACCTAGTTCAGGCCCAATTACCTATTTTGAGCCCAACAATGAACTTTAGTCCATCCATTCTGAGTAAGGAGACATCGATACCAATAAAGTATCGGGAAACACTAGAAGAGGGGTTGAATAGTATTTTCATAAATCCTTTTCAAAGTTGATGTTTGACCAAGGTGGATGGAGATTGGATGATCTCATGATCAACTTGGTTATTATGCTATAAACATTGTTTTGATAGATGCGTTTATGATCTCAATTTTTATCCTGTCTCCATAGCGTTTAGGAGAGGTGACTCTTATAGAAGGAGGTTATGTTAACGGGTATGCATGTCAAAGATTTGCTTACAACATAAGATAAACGCTTGTAGATCCAAACATAACATACaaacattttatattggttcactcaaCTGAACTACGTCTAGTTCTCCTCTAAGATAATTTAGAGAGTTacaaaaattcttcaaattatTGATGAACTTTTACCGATGGATATATCCGTTGGTAATGTGTATGTCACTTGCCATAGAAAAATTCATTGGTAAATTCATCGATAATTCCTATATCACTTACCGATGaaaaaatttgtcgataaatcCGTTAGTAATGCGCTGGTAAAACGGGCGGAAATTTTCCTACCATATTTCCTCTCTATCCGTGAGACACAAAGGTTATTTATTTACTCTTAGTCGCATTTTCTGCTCATGTTTGTGCGAGCCAGCCTCGTTTTTCTCCTACTTCCTCATCTCACCATCGTAGCTACAAGCCCAAACCGCCTCCATCTCCGTTCAGTCAGGCCAATATCTTCCTCTCCACCGTCTTTATCTCCGTCTCCATATTTGAGGTCTTCCACTCAAACTTTTGCTTCTCTAGCACGCACGAGAAGGGGTAGTACCTCTATCCTTCTTCTTTCACAAAACTATGCAACCAATCACTGCTTCCATTGTGCAATATTGTCGTTGTTCGCTCGAAGTCCGGCCAAAGCCAATGTTTATCACCACCACTACGCACCGCATTGTTTGGAACGAgcgttatttattttttaaatgtgttcTTTAGCTGggtggataaaaataaaagaaagaagcaaTAATCAGGGCGGgaaagaagatgaaccagatcgCGATATTTATCGACGGATTTTTCATCGATAATTACCAATGGATTTTTTTCGATGAATTTATCGACTAGTCaaaaaatttgtcgataaaatTTACCAACAAtacttttactaaaaaaaattggtcGTCAGTAATGTGTCGGTAATTTCaatttaccgacggatttaaTGCATTATCGACGGATATTTAACTTACCACTCCTTGTTACAAGTCAACCTTAGTAAACTTCATTACTGTGACTAGTATTGAGTATCACCCACTCATGATTGCGCAATATTATTCACCACTCCTTGTATTCCTAAATGTTCCCAGTATCCACTATATATACTATCTAGTTGAGTTTAACTCACTCCTAGTTATTGTTGTCAACCCAGTAACCACTGTTACTTTGACCTTGACTGAGTTTCATCCACTCTTGGTTGTACAGTATTCTTCACTACTCTTGGTATCCGTAGACACTCTTAGTATCCTTCAGATACACTGTCTAATTGAGTTTAACCCACTCTTTGTTGTTGTTGCAAACCCAATAACCCACGTTACTGTGACCTTGACTGAGTTTCGCTCACTCCTAGTTGTGCAGTATTTTTCACCATTCCTGGTATCCCTAGACACTTCTGGTATCCTCTACATACACTATTTAGTTGAGTTTCACACACTCCTAGTTTTCCCTTGACACACTTGTTTATCTACCGTTTAACTCCTCAAAGTTAAACataaagtgttttaattctctttagaatttaTAATCAAAAGATTGATTACAAGTCCTTAAATGATAACTCTCGCAAAAAGGATATGTGTTCAATACAAATCAATCTATTAGACTCATTGAATATTttatctcttctctcttcttataAATGTAAGCTTATATATCAATGAAGCTTAAGCGtatctcttctttcttttcaatttctctctctcactcttcATACTTAAGAAAATCTGACTCTAAATAGCTTTGAGAGAATTCATGATCTTCCCTAGGatgatttttcatttcattcttcAAGTTCCATCCTCTCACCTCCaagataataattattgtattcaactttttctccttttccattaaatttagtttaaaatatcattttgcacgtgttggaagtctcacatcgactagaggtAAGACCAATTTTGAGTATATAagggatgcaaacctcaccttacaagtcggttttgtggggttgagttaggcttaaagtcttcttcttaacatggtattagagctATGGTTAGATCATATGCTAacaatatttgttatttgttggacATATTATTTTACCCGCTATCGGaacacccattaatgtctagtctcacgctcgagatgtatatatctCGACGTGAGGGAGTGTAttggaagtcctacatcgactaaaaataagaccaatttagagtttataagtaaatataaatctcaccttacaaaccgattttataagattgagttaTACTTAAAGTCCGCTTCTTAACTGCCCGAACGATACATCTTTCCCCTTTAATATCGGAATATTCAATTTCCTACCTTCAAAGTCTCGCGATGAGTCACTGCTTCGAGACGTGTAACTTGTTTGTTCATCTCCCTCGTGGCTATTAACCTCTCCATCCACATCTACATTCCTCTTTTATCTTCTATGTGATTGGCACCAATGGGGTCTACCATTGCGAGACCAGTCGAGAAAGATAATCAAGTTTTTCTCTCCAATTGTTGTTTGAGTCCATGTGTTTCTCCATGACGTTGCTAGTGAAGACCATGCACTCCGAGAACCGTGCTTTGAATACCAATTTATAAcaataaacaaagaaaaggagaaaagataaaagaaactcATGTATTATTGCTCACTCTGCCTAAACTAAACAAAGAGAAGTGAAGAAATCCTCACCACATGAGATACCTTTACCTCATTCCTAGTTACCTCAAAATGTCAACCTCCTCATCACGTACTACCCCTCCCCTCTATAgtctccctttctctctcttcaaaactgaaaaagaaatatttcttttactatCCCCATCATTGTTGTATGTAGGTCAATCTCACtgaattttcacttttttttcctttataattATATTCGTAAcagtggaaaaaaaattaacttcaaACATTGACTCATGGAACTAGATTTCAACTGTCCTTAATTACCGAAACATTTTCCAAGGACTGCTAGAATTGAGTTCTTTTATTGAAACTTGGAAAATCAAGTTACATATATTGTTGTAGTAAAAGTTTTACATGTAATATGTTAATTAAGTCAACATTATTAGCAGTTTAAATTGGGTTATGTACCCACCCATGCTTTTGTATGATGTATGTTCACCAAAAGCAAGTCATAATTGTATGTATTTGGGAAATGCAGAgcaaaaaatatagttttaaagTGATCACTTACAACTTTCCTTCAAAAATGTTTCTACGGAAAACACAGTCGGTGGCAATATGACGAGAAGGGTTTCGTACATGTTAGCATTTATGttgttatcattattatttggGGAGAACCTTTCTAATAATTATGAAGCAGAAGAAATTAAGACGTGTATGAGAAGAGAAAGTGAACAATTTCTATGCATTGGAATTGTGAAGGTAAAGCATGCCAAACACTCTCAATTAGTGCACAGTGTAAGCACCAACTCGGTGCAAAGGAAGATGGTTGATGAAATTAAAGCAAGAGTCTACGTCATGGAACCGGCGAAAATGGCAGAATCCTATCACACCACACAAGCAATAAAAGCAAGTTTATCGGATAAGGGTTTCTGTGTGTTGTTTCTTACTTTTAGATTCATCAACTTATGACGTAACCATACCTACTGTTAATACTGCACTGACATCACATTGTAGAAATGATAGTTTAACacattcaaattttttatatttatttaatattattttttatatttttatgttttaaaaagaaatacaattttttttattatatttcaccGTTTCTAATGAAATAGAAGCTCTGAAATTGAGTGCACATGCATGATTCCCTGAAACTAAGTATATGAATCCATGTATAGTGAAAGGGGTCAATGTAGTTGTGCCCTACCGACATGTTCCccataattatttgaataattttgtgTGGATATCTTCATTTTCAAGAAGAATATATTCATCTCTCTCATGATGTCTCACCAACCTTTTTCACAGCCAAAATAATAATgacaattattataatatttttaccttttttacgCACTAAAAGATAATCATTAAGATGTTTATTATACAACTCTAACTTCATTCATCTAAAATtctgaaaactgaatttaagcAATTTTACAAGACTTATGAActtaaaatttggttaaaaatttACGAGgaagtttttaaacaaatataagcGGATAAAGGCAAGGATTATCTCACGttcttttaaactaaaaaacgTAAAGTGGaacaaaaaaaagaatagatatatttatacttgatttgcttatattttaattgaattaatatatacgaaaagtattttaattttaatgaaggGTTATTGCAAatgtactttttctcttcacaCCTTCTTTGACTTTATCAAGTATTAAATTCAGAAATTATCACTCTTAGGAGACGATATCCTAGTTATTTGATCTACTATACCTACATAGTCAAAATTGGCGTCAAAATAATGcataaagtaaaattttctCTAATCGACAAgtaaaatgaagaagaaagataaatCAGATGAAACCAAATGCAAAGTTAAGAAGAAATTCGACCTTCTTGACCTtcgtatgtatatatatagtaattgtAAGTAAACAAACAGaaggaaaaattatatatgtatttatattctGTATACAATTAAATAGCATCTGCTTTGGTTTTATTCTCTTCTCATTTAATCACTGTTTCCCATTCGGGTTATGGCTATGAGAATTTGGAACAGTGTAGTTTAATTAAGAAAGTCACAGTGTttgaaataaacaaataaaggaAATTTGTGTATGTGCATATCTCTTCTTTTAATCAGCCAAATATGGGGGAATTGACAGAGGGTATTGCATGCTTGCATATTCCAAACAGAAGAAGTTCCCTTTGTGTTGGCTATGGATATGCATGCTCCTGCTTTGATTTTCGGCTCAAAAACAACCCAACAACCCCTTTGCTTCTGATCCCTTCATGATTCTGAGCCTCTTGCAGGATGACACGAACATGCTGCAATAATACCAAAAGCACAATCTTATAAGCAAATACTTCATGCTTCAAATAACAGATTCATTAGgagaacaaacaacaaacaaacttACTTCCATGGAACATCTCCAACCAGCATCCAGTCACCATCTTTGTCTTCATAAGTTGGAGCATATTCAGATCCATTGTACCCTTCCCTTTCTGAATATTCTCCTGCATCACAACCagtgtaattttatatatagattaCTCTTTTCTATACATATATAAGCCAAACAAATCTTAACTGTTAGGGTTCTTACCGAATATGCACTTGAACATATTTTCCAAGGCCTTGAGAAGTTCAGGGTAGCTTTTGTAAACCTTGAGATCTATCTTCCTCAAATAAGGTGCACCCGCCATGCTAACTTTCACGTACATCCCATTTccttcactttcttcttctttcttctgctGTACGTTATTCTTCCTGTAAGATCGAATCGGTGGCCACCCCACTACTTGTGCCCTACATCCCAATATATTTCcattattcattcattcatcTAAATATACATACAGTCATATTAAGACAAATATGAAACAAAAACACTTACTTTGCAGGTGGTACAACGTTGTCTTCTTTTGTGACATCAGAACCATTGTCACTTGCTTCCGGCGAAGATCTCTTGTTGCTTCTAGCAGTAGCAAGTTTCTCAGGCTCATCGCTACCGGGCAACCCCAATCTCAGCTCAGTGGCCTTCAGATTAAGCTCTTTTTCGTAGCTTCCCAATGAATTCTCCATTATTTACTGATGTGTTATTAGCTAGATGCTTACGAAAAAGACCAGAACAATTCAACTCTGTTGAATCTGGGTTTcttgagaaagagagagagagagagatgagaAATGAGATGCAAGTTGTGTTGCAAGGGTATTGGGTAGGTCATTAATTTTATAGCAACATTGGTGTGGGACAATATGTAGGTGACTTATTCTCTCATACGGTGCATGAATTTTTGACAGAATGATGAAGAGATAAGACACCCTGGGCTGTGACACGCGCTTCTTACTGACCAATGGGAGTAGGGGAGAGTGGGGCCCAGAGCACACGGTTGAAGGAGCGCGTGAGGTGGGGTTGG from the Vigna angularis cultivar LongXiaoDou No.4 chromosome 3, ASM1680809v1, whole genome shotgun sequence genome contains:
- the LOC108325277 gene encoding LOW QUALITY PROTEIN: protein OSB3, chloroplastic/mitochondrial (The sequence of the model RefSeq protein was modified relative to this genomic sequence to represent the inferred CDS: deleted 1 base in 1 codon) is translated as MALQQSVSSSTTSRNELVFLKTVFSKPHFRVASSPSWRTPRWKGLGSLKCSITTTSFPKPSEIPWQKELCNSVNLIGIVAVPVEIKHLPSGKVVAWTCLSVKKSATQTSLINLTFWDNLALVASQHLQKGHQVHVSGRLVTDTVENEEGKTNSYYKVVAQQLNFIERNLSKVPLQDLESDGSGKCCVMWNGCNLGLVLCVLPNIFLLVSGRKVSSGTGSVVELWQAFFANPGEWWDNRMTKRNPKAPDFKHKDTGEALWIEGRYTPQWVSSQLEILDARMGSNNGHSNSMPVHMVPADEIFSF
- the LOC108325060 gene encoding auxin-induced protein 22D; amino-acid sequence: MENSLGSYEKELNLKATELRLGLPGSDEPEKLATARSNKRSSPEASDNGSDVTKEDNVVPPAKAQVVGWPPIRSYRKNNVQQKKEEESEGNGMYVKVSMAGAPYLRKIDLKVYKSYPELLKALENMFKCIFGEYSEREGYNGSEYAPTYEDKDGDWMLVGDVPWNMFVSSCKRLRIMKGSEAKGLLGCF